In Silene latifolia isolate original U9 population chromosome X, ASM4854445v1, whole genome shotgun sequence, the following proteins share a genomic window:
- the LOC141621788 gene encoding uncharacterized protein LOC141621788, with product MKQLQKILTQFRENITGPSEPKTKNQEIEALLGITASNDIDLRPPNKAKNKGSGKRLRSSKEKAKTKQQKRKRRCGNCKKWVNHNSRTCTLPFAESPPSDDDDEEESETEEEYESDA from the exons ATGAAGCAACTGCAGAAAATCCTGACACAGTTCAGGGAGAACATCACAGGACCAAGTGAACCGAAGACTAAAAACCAGGAAATCGAGGCTCTTCTAGGCATCACAGCTTCAAATGATATTGACCTTCGACCGccaaacaaggccaagaataagggCAGTGGCAAAAGATTAAGGTCCTCCAAAGAAAAGGCCAAGACCAAGCAACAAAAGAGGAAGCGAAGATGCGGTAACTGCAAGAAGTGGGTGAACCACAACAGTAGAACTTGTACTCTTCCATTTGCTGAAAGTCCCCCttctgatgacgatgatgaagaagaatcagaaactgaagag GAATATGAATCagatgcatga
- the LOC141620015 gene encoding protein FAR-RED IMPAIRED RESPONSE 1-like, which produces MGQQQPQCVITDQCPGIKKACPNVFNHSFHNYCMWHIMQKMPEKVGRAICNDTEFIADINAVVWDVDLEPGEFEQNWKTVIEAHGMESNRWLKYVFEIRQKWIPAYFRDLPLGCLLRTTQRSESSNSYFKRFESHFGTLVEFWMRYNSAIEQQRHTQRRVDNANEHNMLEKVGPMKVEMHASLVYTHPIFADFQNEVKHAICSMGVGV; this is translated from the coding sequence ATGGGGCAGCAGCAACCTCAATGTGTAATTACAGACCAGTGCCCTGGAATTAAAAAAGCCTGCCCAAatgtcttcaaccattctttcCACAACtactgcatgtggcatatcatgcagaAAATGCCTGAGAAAGTGGGAAGGGCAATCTGCAATGATACGGAATTTATAGCCGACATAAATGCCGTTGTGTGGGATGTCGACCTCGAGCCAGGCGAATTTGAACAGAACTGGAAAACTGTTATTGAAGCCCATGGTATGGAAAGCAATCGGTGGTTGAAGTATGTCTTTGAAATCAGACAAAAGTGGATACCGGCATACTTTCGGGATCTGCCTCTAGGTTGTTTGTTGCGAACAACCCAGAGATCCGAAAGTTCAAATAGCTATTTCAAGCGGTTTGAAAGCCATTTTGGAACCCTCGTCGAGTTCTGGATGAGGTACAATTCCGCAATAGAGCAGCAAAGGCATACACAAAGGAGGGTGGATAATGCCAATGAACATAATATGCTCGAGAAAGTAGGGCCGATGAAGGTGGAGATGCATGCCTCACTTGTCTACACCCATCCTATCTTTGCGGACTTTCAGAATGAAGTCAAACATGCCATATGCAGCATGGGGGTCGGGGTTTGA